In Cervus canadensis isolate Bull #8, Minnesota chromosome 6, ASM1932006v1, whole genome shotgun sequence, one DNA window encodes the following:
- the LOC122443707 gene encoding 40S ribosomal protein S25 produces the protein MPPKDDKKKKDAGKSAKKDKDPVNKSGGKAKKKKWSKGKVRDKLNNLVLFDKATYDKLCKEVPNYKLITPAVVSERLKIRGSLARAALQELLSKGLIKLVSKHRAQVIYTRNTKGGDAPAAGEDA, from the coding sequence ATGCCGCCCAAGGAcgacaagaagaagaaagatgccGGAAAGTCGgccaagaaagacaaagatccAGTGAACAAATCTGGGGGCAAGGCCAAAAAGAAGAAGTGGTCCAAAGGCAAAGTTCGGGACAAGCTCAATAACCTAGTCTTGTTTGACAAAGCAACATATGACAAACTCTGTAAAGAAGTTCCCAACTATAAGCTTATAACTCCAGCTGTCGTCTCTGAGAGACTGAAGATTCGTGGTTCCCTGGCCAGAGCAGCCCTTCAGGAACTCCTTAGTAAAGGACTTATTAAACTGGTTTCAAAGCACAGAGCTCAAGTGATTTACACCAGAAACACCAAGGGTGGAGATGCCCCAGCTGCTGGTGAAGATGCATGA
- the GPR135 gene encoding G-protein coupled receptor 135: MEEQPPPPPVRPPVSTALSGSPHPGAPSPAGTPGGTSSAATAAAVLSFSTAAAAALGNRSDVSGADSTGAAAGGGLGGRGAAGAAGRPRLGPEAAPLLSHGAAVAAQALVLLLIFLLSSLGNCAVMGAIVKHRQLRTVTNAFILSLSLSDLLTALLCLPAAFLDLFTPPGGSAPAAAAAAGPWSGFCAASRFFSSCFGIVSTLSVALISLDRYCAIVRPPREKIGRRRALQLLAGAWLAALGFSLPWELLLAPGEAPAAAHSFHRCLYRTSPDPAQLGAAYSVGLVVACYLLPFLLMCFCHYHICKTVRLSDVRVRPLTTYARVLRFFSDVRTATTVLIMIVSVICCWGPYCFLVLLAAARRAQAAQSPSLLNVVAVWLTWANGAINPVIYAVRNPNISMLLGRNREEGYRTRNVDALLPNQGRALQAGSLNPLRNRYTNRLGACSTMSSSNPTGGVAGDMAMWARKNPVVLFCREGPPDPVTAAAKQSGAGDTSL; the protein is encoded by the coding sequence ATGGAggagcagccgccgccgccgccggtcCGCCCGCCAGTGAGCACGGCCTTATCGGGCAGCCCACACCCCGGCGCCCCCTCCCCGGCCGGCACGCCTGGCGGGACCTCCTCCGCGGCGACGGCGGCGGCCGTGCTTTCCTTCAGCACCGCGGCGGCCGCGGCGCTGGGGAACCGGAGCGACGTGAGCGGGGCCGACAGCACTGGCGCCGCGGCTGGCGGCGGCCTCGGCGGgcgcggggcggcgggggcggcggggaggcCGCGGCTGGGCCCCGAGGCGGCGCCGCTGCTGTCGCACGGGGCGGCGGTGGCGGCCCAGGCGCTGGTCCTCCTGCTCATCTTCCTGCTGTCTAGCCTGGGCAACTGCGCCGTGATGGGGGCCATCGTGAAGCACCGGCAGCTCCGCACTGTCACTAACGCCTTCATCCTGTCCCTGTCCCTGTCGGATCTGCTCACGGCGCTGCTCTGCCTGCCCGCCGCCTTCCTGGACCTCTTCACGCCGCCGGGCGGCTCGGcgcctgccgccgccgccgccgcggggcCCTGGAGCGGCTTCTGCGCGGCCAGCCGCTTCTTCAGCTCGTGCTTCGGCATCGTGTCCACGCTCAGCGTGGCCCTCATCTCTCTGGACCGCTACTGCGCCATCGTGCGGCCGCCGCGGGAGAAGATAGGGCGCCGCCGCGCGCTGCAGCTGCTGGCGGGCGCCTGGCTGGCGGCCCTGGGCTTCTCCTTGCCCTGGGAGCTGCTCCTCGCGCCCGGGGAGGCCCCGGCGGCGGCGCACAGCTTCCACCGCTGCCTGTACCGGACGTCTCCGGACCCCGCGCAGCTGGGCGCGGCCTACAGCGtggggttggtggtggcctgttACCTGCTGCCCTTCCTACTCATGTGCTTCTGCCATTACCACATCTGCAAGACCGTGCGCCTGTCGGACGTGCGCGTGCGGCCCCTGACCACCTACGCGCGCGTGCTGCGCTTCTTCAGCGACGTGCGCACGGCCACCACCGTGCTCATCATGATCGTCTCCGTCATCTGCTGCTGGGGGCCCTACTGCTTCCTGGTGCTGCTGGCCGCCGCCCGGCGGGCCCAGGCCGCGCAGTCTCCCTCTCTCCTCAACGTGGTGGCCGTCTGGCTGACCTGGGCCAACGGGGCCATCAACCCTGTCATCTATGCCGTTCGCAACCCCAACATTTCGATGCTCCTAGGGCGCAACCGGGAAGAGGGTTACAGGACTAGGAACGTGGACGCTCTCCTGCCCAACCAGGGCCGGGCTCTGCAGGCTGGAAGCCTCAATCCCCTACGAAACCGCTATACCAACCGCCTGGGGGCCTGCAGCACGATGTCCTCTTCCAACCCGACCGGCGGGGTGGCAGGGGATATGGCCATGTGGGCTCGCAAAAATCCAGTTGTGCTTTTCTGTCGGGAGGGACCACCAGATCCTGTGACAGCAGCGGCTAAACAATCTGGAGCCGGGGATACCAGCCTCTAA